One genomic segment of Erythrolamprus reginae isolate rEryReg1 chromosome 2, rEryReg1.hap1, whole genome shotgun sequence includes these proteins:
- the JUNB gene encoding transcription factor JunB: MCTKMEQLFYPDSFFSGYSQDYKALKSGMALNLSAEPFRGLKSQLPHHLRGQEDGPTGYFPGSLQQQSAEAASSSLKLAAPELERLIVQNSNGVITTTPTPTGQYYYPRGATEEQEGFADGFVKALDDLHKMNHMPPPNVSIGAAVAAAAAASTASSGYGASLPQEPPPIYTNLTSYNPPGVLSNASNFPSANLSYMPQPHGLPLPHPTRGFKEEPQTVPDVQSPPVSPINMEDQERIKVERKRLRNRLAATKCRKRKLERIARLEDKVKSLKNENAGLSNTASALRDQVAQLKQKVMNHVNNGCQLLLTTKMQQSF; this comes from the coding sequence ATGTGCACGAAGATGGAGCAGCTTTTCTACCCTGACTCCTTTTTCTCCGGCTACAGCCAGGACTACAAGGCGCTGAAGTCGGGCATGGCTCTGAACCTGTCGGCCGAGCCGTTCCGCGGCCTGAAGTCCCAGCTCCCCCATCACCTCCGCGGCCAAGAAGACGGCCCCACCGGCTACTTCCCGGGCTCGCTCCAGCAACAATCGGCCGAAGCGGCGAGCTCTTCGCTTAAGCTAGCCGCCCCCGAGTTGGAGCGCCTTATCGTTCAGAACAGCAACGGCGTGATCACCACCACTCCCACGCCGACGGGACAGTACTACTACCCGCGGGGGGCCACCGAAGAGCAGGAAGGCTTCGCGGACGGGTTCGTCAAGGCGCTGGACGATCTCCATAAGATGAACCACATGCCGCCGCCGAATGTGTCGATCGGGGccgcggtggcggcggcagcagcagcttcGACGGCCAGCAGCGGCTACGGGGCCTCCCTTCCCCAGGAGCCGCCTCCGATCTACACCAATCTGACCAGCTACAACCCTCCCGGCGTCCTGAGCAACGCGTCCAACTTCCCCAGCGCCAACCTGAGCTACATGCCGCAGCCTCACGGCTTACCTTTACCGCACCCGACGCGGGGTTTCAAAGAGGAGCCCCAGACGGTGCCGGATGTGCAAAGCCCGCCGGTGTCTCCCATTAACATGGAAGACCAGGAGCGCATCAAGGTGGAGAGGAAACGGCTTCGCAACCGCCTGGCCGCCACCAAATGCAGGAAGAGGAAGCTGGAGCGCATCGCTCGGCTGGAGGACAAGGTGAAGAGCTTAAAGAATGAGAACGCCGGACTGTCCAACACTGCCAGCGCGCTCCGAGACCAGGTAGCGCAGCTGAAGCAGAAAGTCATGAACCACGTGAACAACGGCTGCCAGCTCCTCTTGACAACCAAGATGCAGCAGTCcttctga